The Megalops cyprinoides isolate fMegCyp1 chromosome 19, fMegCyp1.pri, whole genome shotgun sequence genome has a window encoding:
- the LOC118794618 gene encoding 26S proteasome non-ATPase regulatory subunit 11A, whose protein sequence is MAAAAVVEFQRAQSLLSTDRNASIDILHSIVKRDVQESDEEAVRVKEQSILELGGLLAKTGQAAELGGLLKYVRPFLNSISKAKAARLVRSLLDLFLDMEAATGQEVELCLECIEWAKSEKRTFLRQALEARLVSLYFDTKRYQEALLLGSQLLQELKKMDDKALLVEVQLLESKTYHALSNLPKARAALTSARTTANAIYCPPKLQAALDMQSGIIHAAEEKDWKTAYSYFYEAFEGYDSIDSPRAITALKYMLLCKIMLNSPEDVQALISGKLALRYAGRQTDALKCVAQASKNRSLADFEKALTEYKGELRDDPIISTHLAKLYDNLLEQNLIRVIEPFSRVQIEHISTLIKLSKGDVERKLSQMILDKKFHGILDQGEGVLIIFDEPPVDKTYEAALETIQNMSKVVDSLYNKAKKLT, encoded by the exons ATGGCGGCCGCGGCGGTGGTCGAGTTCCAGAGAGCGCAGTCTCTCCTCAGCACGGACCGTAACGCGTCCATCGACATTTTACATTCAATAG TGAAGCGGGATGTCCAAGAGAGTGATGAAGAGGCAGTGCGTGTCAAAGAGCAGAGCATCCTGGAGCTGGGGGGTCTGCTCGCCAAGACGGGGCAGGCCGCGG AGCTCGGGGGCCTGCTGAAATACGTGCGGCCGTTCCTGAACTCCATCAGCAAGGCCAAGGCAGCGCGCCTGGTACGCTCGCTGCTGGACCTCTTCCTGGACATGGAGGCAGCCACGGGCCAGGAAGTGGAGCTGTGCCTGGAGTGCATCGAGTGGGCCAAGTCCGAGAAGAGAACCTTCCTGCGCCAGGCCTTGGAG gcaCGCTTGGTCTCTCTCTACTTTGATACCAAGAGGTACCAGGAGGCATTGCTTCTTG gctctcagctgctgcaggagctgaagaagaTGGATGACAAGGCGCTGCTGGTGGAGGTGCAGCTGCTGGAGAGCAAGACCTACCACGCGCTCAGCAACCTGCCCAAGGCCCGCGCCGCCCTCACGTCCGCCAGGACCACGGCCAACGCCATCTACTGCCCGCCCAAGCTGCAGGCCGCCCTGGACATGCAGTCAG GTATCATCCACGCGGCTGAGGAGAAGGACTGGAAGACGGCCTACTCTTACTTCTACGAGGCGTTTGAGGGTTACGACTCCATCGACAGCCCCCGGGCCATCACAGCACTCAAGTACATGCTTCTGTGCAAGATCATGCTCAACTC GCCAGAAGATGTGCAGGCACTGATAAGTGGGAAACTGGCTCTGCGGTACGCAGGGCGGCAG ACAGATGCACTGAAATGTGTTGCGCAGGCCAGTAAGAACCGGTCGCTGGCAGACTTCGAAAAG GCACTGACGGAATACAAAGGGGAGCTGAGGGACGACCCCATCATCAGCACCCACCTGGCCAAGCTCTACGACAACCTGCTGGAGCAGAACCTCATCCGCGTCATCGAGCCCTTCTCCCGGGTGCAG ATAGAACACATATCGACGCTCATCAAGCTCTCGAAG GGAGATGTTGAGAGGAAACTGTCACAGATGATTCTGGACAAGAAATTCCATG GAATACTGGACCAGGGTGAAGGTGTCCTGATCATTTTCGATGAGCCCCCAGTAGATAAGACGTACGAAGCAGCTCTTGAAACCATCCAGAACATGAGCAAAGTCGTGGATTCGCTCTACAACAAAGCAAAGAAGCTAACATAG